A window from Neodiprion fabricii isolate iyNeoFabr1 chromosome 2, iyNeoFabr1.1, whole genome shotgun sequence encodes these proteins:
- the LOC124177013 gene encoding arginine kinase-like: MCDKRLCSCRQKSAASNVDPEILRKLEEGYKLLKNSDSPSLLKKYLTRDVFDKLKKRKTSYGSTLLHVIQSGVENLDSGIGIYAPDPEAYTVFAELFDPIIEDYHGGFGPDDIHPLPDWGKPADMGNLDPSGNYVISTRVRTGRSLAGYPFNPSMSETHYYEIENKVTDAFGKLEDDLKGQYYPLVGMEKDVQKKLIDDHFLFKEGDRFLQSAEACKYWPTGRGIYLNQSKTFLVWCNEEDHLRIISMQEGGDLGEVYARLVRAVTALERNLKFSRNERIGYLNFCPTNLGSAVRASVHVKLPKLSANLGRFEEIAGMYNLQVHRNRNTPELCVRLNMLPVLRT, encoded by the exons atgtgcGACAAACGATTATGCTCGTGCCGACAAAAGTCAGCGGCGTCTAATGTCGATCCAGAAATACTACGGAAGCTGGAGGAgggttataaattattaaagaaCAGCGACAGCCCGTCGCTCCTCAAGAAATATTTGACACGCGACGTGTTTGATAAACTTAAAAAGCGCAAAACATCCTACGGATCGACCCTCCTGCACGTAATTCAGTCCGGCGTAGAAAATTTGGACTCTGGAATCGGGATCTACGCTCCCGATCCCGAAGCGTATACCGTGTTCGCCGAATTGTTCGATCCAATAATTGAGGATTACCACGGGGGCTTCGGTCCGGACGACATCCACCCCCTTCCAGACTGGGGAAAGCCCGCCGACATGGGGAACTTGGATCCTTCGGGAAACTATGTGATATCGACCAGGGTACGCACCGGCCGATCCCTCGCCGGCTATCCATTCAATCCCAGCATGAGCGAGACTCATTACTACGAGATTGAAAATAAG GTGACGGATGCTTTCGGTAAATTGGAAGATGACTTGAAGGGGCAGTATTACCCGTTGGTAGGAATGGAGAAGGACGTGCAGAAGAAGTTAATCGACGATCATTTCCTCTTCAAGGAAGGCGATCGATTCCTGCAGTCGGCCGAGGCCTGTAAATACTGGCCAACGG GTCGGGGAATATACTTGAACCAGTCGAAGACTTTTCTGGTTTGGTGCAACGAGGAGGACCACCTGCGAATAATCTCGATGCAGGAAGGGGGCGATTTGGGAGAAGTGTACGCCAGGTTAGTACGAGCTGTTACGGCGCTTGAGCGAAATCTGAAGTTCAGTCGAAACGAGAGGATTGGGTACCTCAACTTCTGCCCAACGAATTTGGGAAGCGCGGTGCGAGCTTCGGTGCACGTGAAGTTGCCAAAGTTGTCGGCGAACCTTGGCCGGTTTGAGGAAATCGCGGGAATGTACAACCTCCAG
- the LOC124177018 gene encoding uncharacterized protein LOC124177018 — MRRNENLSQELQEDTGNKLPRKESILDIRPAYNCIHKHLKQTDVFQEKAKRTLWKERLEIEIMNSRISCINKLLRPEAPQSQWRKSRSPKVFYRDGNAVTA; from the exons ATGCGTAGGAATGAAAATCTTTCCCAAGAGTTGCAAGAGGACACTGGTAAT AAACTGCCTCGAAAAGAGAGTATATTGGATATCAGGCCAGCTTATAACTGCATTCACAAACAC ttgAAGCAAACTGACGTGTTTCAAGAAAAGGCCAAGAGAACG TTGTGGAAAGAGCGTCTCGAGATTGAAATAATGAACAGCAGAATATCCTGCATCAACAAACTTCTGAGACCAGAG GCGCCGCAGTCTCAATGGCGAAAATCAAGATCGCCAAAAGTTTTTTACCGCGATGGAAACGCAGTAACAGCATGA